The genomic region GTATTCTGACTGAGTACGAATTTCATTCCTACGCCAGCAACACCGTCGAGTTCCCACTGATCAGCTGTGAAATTCACAGTTGAGTTACTGCTCACAGTTCTTGTTGAATCAGACCCAATGAGATTAGAACCCATTGCACCGGCTTTAAGATAAAAAGAGGTGTTTTCTTGGCCGTTTAAATAATACTTTGCTGTTACTGGTATCGAAATATAGCGCGCTCTAAATGTTGTATTATCAGTAGCTACGCCGCGTTCTCGATAAAGTGCGCCTGTTTCAAGAACCATTTTATGTGTTCCTAAAAGATCAAAAAGTGCACCTACACTGTAACCTTCGCGACCAAAATAAACTTTATTATCAGAGCCTCGATATTCAGACCAAATAATACCGGCTTGAGGAATGATTCTGCGTACAATTCGCTCTTCAGAAGAACTTCTTCGTGGAGCATCAGTCACAACTTCGCCTGAGTTTTCTGTGGCGCCAAATGCAACAGTACTCATCAGCGAAACAGCTGCTAAAATGAATTTAAATTTCATAAACGACTCCTTATCAAAAGTTAATGACTCATCCATTATCAGTGATGGATTATACAAATTGTGTGCCATGGAATTTATGCGACGAATCATTAACCGTAAGGTCTAAGTTTGGTCTTAATGCGAGTATAATTTATATTAGCTTTAGGCTTTTATTTTTTAACGCAGCAAAAAAAGAGGCCGTCTTTATTAGGAGAGAATGAAAAAGGTGAGTCTGTTTTGCAGAATCGACCGAGATCAGAGCTAATGTTGTATTCGGTGGTTGATCCGCAGTGATGGCCGACTGAGTTTGCTACGGCCTGAGGTACACGTTGAGCGCGAGGGGCATCGTCTGTGTCGGGAATAACCACCGCCGTCGGGGCAGCCTTTTTGGGTGCAACTTGTTGTTCTTCGACCACATCAAAATCATCTTCTTGTGCAAGGGCGTTGATTGAAAGTGCGCAGGTCAAAC from Oligoflexia bacterium harbors:
- a CDS encoding outer membrane beta-barrel protein translates to MKFKFILAAVSLMSTVAFGATENSGEVVTDAPRRSSSEERIVRRIIPQAGIIWSEYRGSDNKVYFGREGYSVGALFDLLGTHKMVLETGALYRERGVATDNTTFRARYISIPVTAKYYLNGQENTSFYLKAGAMGSNLIGSDSTRTVSSNSTVNFTADQWELDGVAGVGMKFVLSQNTDIFIEATYQRPWENLFSGEYAYSALSGNAGFGINL